actgtccttggaacgatacacggaactaaaccattatttatactactacacgatcgggtacactgcccgttagtgtgtaacagtctttttaaccggtatttttccatacaataatttatatacctgatttcgCACATCAGGGATGAATTAAGGGATGCTTATGTTTATTTTTTGGGGGATATTTTCAACTAATATACAATTTTTAACACAATATATTTCGCTTATTTGAAGAGTTGAGGGATGCAAAGTATCCCTAAACATCCCCCTGTCTCCGCCTCTGATTCGGGTGGTGGAAGGCGGAGGTGTATTGGGAAAAGGAGGCTTTAAAATAAAAGTCTGTCGGGGGATTTTTTTCATTGAGAGAGAAATTTTGGCAGACAAATTGAGAGATGTAGCATTATACTTGTAATACTATGTGCACATATATTATTCCGTACTAGTAGTATTAATATACtagtattttaatttttatttgtaTGAAAATTAAAAGGATAATAATAAGTTACATAGTAGTTAAgggcagtgttgtaaaagtcgtccgacttgaccgacgcgtcggccgttgcgtcgtttttttgggttctccgtcccgttttttctgaaaacgactcaaaagacggtcagagctaaaagttcggtcaaagtctgtcaaagacggtcaaaaacggtcaaagtcagtcaaattttcgtcaagatctgatatattttataattagggtttgttttcatattttgggccgctcttttctctgtgtccttactgattatgtactcggtaacattaattgagtttgaagttttattgtttttaaattcaagttcttatttaagaaatttatggtagatAATCaagtattttacatatatataaatatatatttaagaaattatgaataaagtcaacgttggtcaacgaccgatgcgtccccgacgcgtcccccgactcgaccgacgcgtcctttttaagtatcgaccgatgcgtccccgactcgcgacttttacaaccttggttaAGGGTAATCAATAATTACTTTACTAGTTACTAatttaataatgataagtaaataaaatgataatagaaaatttaaaaatgtaaaaaagATTTGGGAGGGAAATTTGAAAGGATTGATGTAAAAAACGGGATAAAGACATGGTGGGTGGTGGGCCCCATTGTACCATAAGTGGACCTTCTTTCTCTTGttaaattacggagtattattttattaaatccCCTAAGCAGACTAGCCGTCAGTTCTCTGATGCTCCGTTACATTCGTCCGTGGGCATCAAAAATTGCCATATAGGCAAACTAACACCTCGTTAGAACTGGTATTAATAgtcatttcaatttttttttctttgataTAAACAAAGTTTTACCTTTTTCTCTTCCAAAAAATGCTTAcctttttttttttcttgttaACTTTACTATATAATAAAGGAACAACGATAGTGTATCGTATCAAGGTTTATGTCTTTTTTAGGTAGCTAtgccattttttattttttattacttCATCTTATACATGATCTGTTAGGCTTTTTTAATTAGGCTTTTTTAATTGTGAAATTACGGTCTGTCTTTTCCTTTTGCATCTTCATTATTGCCTATCAACGCGAGCTGATCATAACTTGTTATTACTAAAATGAGCATGTCAACAAATATCTAGAATAAGTTTTGTATTCTGGGTTCTTGATAGTTGGTAGAAACTTTTCAGGCCATTATACAATAACCTAAAAAGGAAGAAATTTTAGAAATTAACCAAAGTAACAATCTTTAGTAAATGAGTTCCCTTTTAGCACAAATAATGACGAATCTTTAATTATTGGTCTTGAGAAGATTAGTTAAAGTGGATTCTTGAGCTCAAGAGTGGGAGACAAAAAGTGCGTCTCATAACAAGAATGTGTTAAATAGTTTAAATAAAGTTTGCATTTTATACATAAATAAACTTTATTCAAATTGGAATGATATTGATTGATCTTATAATAAAAAATATGTAAAGTTGTTTAACGGAATGTACGTTTGTTCTTCCACTTTTAACTCATTGTGGTTAATTATTGTCTTTGTTATTGTTGTTTTAAAGCCCCACCATTACCGTAGAAGTTATGGACACATGTTATTAAAATATTTACAACAAATCAGGGTTATTATATCATAATATCTTTTGGTTAATGAGCAGGTTTTATCTTGTGACATGTGATAAGCGTCAAAGGGCTGTTTTCTCACAATCATGCCATTTTtgtttcaatgttttcttcattgaaGTCACAGTAGCAGTGATCACAACACTATACGCCAAAAGGTTGGTTTTTAAGTGTTTCAACACGAGCTCGTTAACTATTCGTTATGGCTAAAGTTGTACAAACCTTCAGCGAATACTTTTTAAATAGCGAATACTTTATATCCGAACTTAATTTTCGTTCAAACGAGCAGACTTATTGAGCTCAGTTACATATATGAGTCGAAACGAGAAACGTATATTTAAGAGCTCAACTAAAAAAAGTACTCTGGTACTTAATTAGTTAATTACGCCCATTGTGCTAAAATATCAGGGTTGGACACACATTGAGCTTGCTTAGTCACTTATCAGCAACATTAAATGGCCATTTTCGATAAGAATAATTACAAAATCAAATCAAATATTTCTGCACCTCTAATTGACATCTTATAAATATTGTATAAAGGGAAACGATTAATCAAGAAAAAGTAGTATATATATACAGTCTATCAAATTATCTCATGTGGCGGAATCACTCGTCCTGGGCCTCTGGCTACCAGGTCTGATAGCAGTGACAAGAATTCGGTTTTCTATTTTACACAAATTCCTCTAAGTGAGTTTCAGGAACAAAAATTTATCAAGGAAAATAATGCTGGGTTGATAGTAATATATgaagtattataattataactataatttatACCTCACCAATGAACCACAATCATAACTTTTCAGTATTAATCTTGTGAAGATTTTTAATAGCATGTTTAATCTTAAGGGCAGCCCTAACAACGTCACCCCTTGTAATAAGTCCTACCTGTAAGAAATTATTATAAACAGGAGGCTCTTTAGATACTCATCTGATATGTATTtgttaataatgaaataataatgagCAAGAAGAGAAAGGATCCTCACCAGCTTGCCATCAACATCAACTACCGGCAACCGACGATATTTCGTTTCAAGCAACAACCTAACATGAAAAATATGTAATGAGTAAAGAATATCCCAGCTTTAAGAATCATTTTTTTACCGGTCTACTAATCTACTAATACCACTAATCCTGAAATCTAACATGATGGTCCCAGATTAAAGTTTAGTTAACAATCATGAGTTTTTTTTATCATGTTTTTGCTAAAGACAGCCTGGTTAACACGCTTTAAAGTATTGTACAACTCGATAACCGCTATTTAAAAAGCACTGATTAATAGATAACCGCCATATACAATTATTTAATGCACGTTAATGACAACCCTAAGGGATCTCGTTAGCAGAATTCTTCTAATATATGTGTAAGAGAAGCCTACTTAAGGTTAGCGGTTTCAATACCTTACAGCTTCCCCAAGGTTAGTGGTTTCATGAACAACAAGAGGAGCAGGTGTCATTAAATCCCCCACAACTTTTCCATCGGTTTTACCAAGTAGTTTCTGTATCTCATTGAACGTCTGCAGTACGAGGACATGCATGAAATGTGAGTTATAGCTCAAAAGATGACTGAGTGAAAAAATTTAGGAAATTTTTGACGTACTTTCCAAGAACTATTAACATCAGGGAATAGAACTGTGTCGCCTTGATTAGCACCTGAAAACCAAGGagagtaatataataattatattataatccaTCGACAAACTATGAGAAGAAAAAAAAGGtgtaatctacaatcaaaatcttcATAAACTTCAAAGAAAGTGCATGATTTCATATGTATGAACAAGATTTACCAAATACATAGTTCCATTTTAAAAGAAATTGAGCACGTAATCCTTTTTCAGTTAATAGTAGAATTGTTAGAATACAATCCACGAAGTTTAACTAAGGGTCAAGGAACAATGATATAGTACCTGAAATTGAATCAAGTGCTAGCAAGTCATAGTCTGAAACAACACCAACCTGGATACATTCACAAAGAGACTATACTGATAAAGTGTATTATAGTACAACGAATGCATATAATAGAGAGCAACTTATTCCACTACAAACCCTATTGTTTAAAACCAAGCTACATTAAGATAACTAGACCGAAAGAAGAACATACCAAATTCCAATCAGTATCAACCACTGGAAAACCTGTAATTCTTTTATCCACAAGAGTCTCTAGTGCTGTTAATATAGGGCGGAATAATGAGTTACGATATCTGATCCGTTAATTTAGCACAACAAAACTCATACATACCCTTGTCAACTGGTGTTGATGTTTCTACCACAAGTAAGTCCTCTTTTCTTGTCATAAACTCAGCAACTGTGTATATTCCATCACCTGGCTGCAAATTTTCATACCAAAATCAGGTAAAGATTGACCAGATGGGACATGTACAACAAGTTAACTACTGAAACCGCCTAAACATGCTCGAAAAAGGTTATGATTTCAATCCATCTTCCTTAGACTCTAATGATCCTCAATTGACACATACAAACGCATATAGGACCTTAAATTTGTCAATTTTTGGCTCTCTGCACGCAAGGTGGAGGTTCTTACTTAGCTTTCTAGTGCACCATATTCATAAAAAAGTGTAAGAAGCTAATTGTAGCGAACAAGCAGAGCAGAGGCTAGAAGCTGTTTTTTAACTATAAATTTATATAAAGAGAAACTCTTTAGGAAGACGCTAGAAGAGACATTACAACATACAGCGGCTAGAAACTGTTACTTGAACTCGAGTAAGAAAAAAGTTACCAGATACAAAGTGTTCCAAATATTAGGAAAGAAGTAACAATCACAATCAAAGCCACTGAGGACTAGACCAAACTCAGCCGAAGGAGAGGCAACTATATTTTTATCTGGTGCAACTCGGGCTACTTGTGAAGTTACAACCAGTGCTACAGAGTACAGCCCACTTAAGTGAATCATCTTAATTATTCTTCCATATTAAATAAATCTCCACATAATTCTATCCAATCTCACTCATCTCTTTTTTATTCACTTGGCAAGGTATATAGTATTCTAATACCAATATTTAAATTTCTAAATATAGCATCATACAAACATAAACCAGCTCTCTTACTAGCTACTTATAACTACTCTTCTAGTCATCTTACAAGATCAATAACTTCAAACTTGTGTCATTAAAAATACAACTCATAAGCTTAATCACAATTGCTCTCGAAATGTCTAAATTACTTAATGTGATCATTCACCATTAAAATTGATACCTACACGTATACCTTTCATTTCTATATCAGATCTGAAAAGGTAAAGCTGATCACAAAGTCAAAACACCGCAATTATACATTATACATGTATACAAAAACTAAATACAACAAACAGAATCAGTAACAAATACACTAAAACATGATTAAAATTGATCTCTTACAGCTGTGGAATTAGTAGTATCAGCAGCGACGGAATGAAGAACTGGCAAACGGTTATAATCGCGATCGGAGAACCGTAGGAGCGAAATAGTTCTCCGGAGAGAAAAACTGGTGTGTGAAGATGTAGACGGTAAACGGCGATGTTGTGCGGCGAAAACGTTACCGGAAATACAGGTTGCCGGTAGCATGATcgtgttcattttgaaattcagaGAGTAAGTTGCGtgcgtatgtatgtgtgtatgtatatttgTATGAAGAGGAAAGTCACATTTTGTGTATGTGCAAGTGCGAATAATGAAAGTAGTTGAACGGAGAATCGTGAAAAAGGTGAACTCGAACACCGAATCGAAAGCGAATTAATCGAgtcggtggtaattcaaacccaaatTGTTTACTTTTACGGTTGAATCACCGCTTTTTCATTTTGTCAAGTTTGACTTTTCTATTTTGAGATTGATTGATCATAGAGAACTACAAATTAGTTTAGTTTAACGATTCCGCTGATCATCATTTTCTTAAGACAAAATTAAGCTGATAGTCATGGTTTTTTTACCATTTTTCACGGATTGTAAAAATCAGTTTGTACCAAAATTCCTCTAAAAAGTTGAGTTGTCAATTTAATTGTACCAAACTTTGAGTAAGACCATGCAATTGGAGAACGTTTTGACTCTTGCTAAACATTGTAAACTTTTATTTACTTTTGTCTATAAACCTTCAAGTCAACTAAAACTTCAATTAATACTTAAATCTACTGTTAAATACTTATCTACTGCTAATTAGTTTTCGTCTAAAAGTTCATAGTTATAACATGATCATAATTTGTCATCCAATTTGCAGTTAAAGCCTCTTTTATCTATCCATCAGTTCGGTAAGCCTCTTATAAAGCCTTCAATTTAAATCATGTTTTATTAtgtatataataattacttaaatcaACAAGTAACGGATATTGAAAAGGAATAAGAATGATAACAATGGCGAACTAGTGAAAaactaatatattaaataaatgaaattGTACTAGATTTATTCACTAACCGAAATTATAATCGGAGAAGCACGGATATATTAAGGACGTTGATGGCGGGGTACGGTGGTCGTTGGCCGGCCGAAATGATGGGGCACGGTGGCGGGGTACGGTGTTGGTTGAGGCGAAAGAGGTGAACATATGAGGCGATAGGTAAAAAACGGTGTGGTGTTTGAGGCGAAATATGTGAACAGATGAGGCGATAGGCGGTGTAGTGTTTTTACatgttgggttttttttttttttttttttttaccattttacCTAATTCGCCTAAGAAACTTGAGTTAGGCGAAATCTGAAAGAACACGTGTCAAGTTTTGAATGGTTTAAACATTACGCCTAATTCGCCTAAACACCATTTCGCCTAATTCGCCTAAAAAGTTAGGTTACGCGAAATCTTTTGCAAATTTGAAACGATAAAACTAGGCGGAAGTTTATTGAAGACTTGGTAGGTTTTGATTGGATAAAAAGAGTTTCGCCTAACTCGCCTAGACATTAGGTGAAACTCATGCTTATAGTTGAAAAAAGTGGTCTGACAATGTTCGTATTTGAGAGAAAAGTTCAAATTTGCTTATTTGAGTAAATTTCTCTTTTTTAATCTTGATATTCCATATAGGTTGCACTAATTGCACAGACAGTCCAAATCATTACCATCGTATTTTTTTTCCATTTAAACATAGTCATGTGCAagacatgtgagggtaaaatcttcatttcataatttttctttttttcttcaACTTGCACTTGCCTATACTTTAACGGAAAAGATTAACGACATTAGTGATTTGGACTATCCGTAAAACTAGCGCAAATTACAGGGACTATCTAGATCCGTGAAATATATTACAAACCGCAAATATATTACAAACTGCATGGACTATCCGCTAAGTTTTTTTTCTTCACGATTAACTTCTAATGAATAGTTCAATTCTATAATCAGACGCAGTTGACGAGTTTCATTATAAATATTTTCAAGTTATTCTGAAATCGCAAATAATTTTATATTATAAGTTTAatttatatattgatatatacgtattttataattataactgaATCATAGTATCTGTTTACTGTATTATATCATTTTTTTAAGCTAGTGAAACTTGAATGTGATAAATGATGAAAAATTTTAATACACTAACCAAAAGAAGTTGTCTTCTGATGAACTGATGATTTAACAATTTTATTGTGTTTGTTGATATAATGTTTATGTAATTACAAATTTTAATTTACATCATAAAACCATTTTTACAGATTTCCACTTCATCTCCTTTTGTTTTAACAAAAGATATATGGTGGTTTTAGATATATTCAACACCAATGATGTGACTAAAAACAAGTGCAGAAGATgacttaatataattataataacccTCTTTACATGAACCCACAAAATGCAACACATCAAAGGTTTGTGTAACTTTATACACTTTTCCTAATATCCCACAAACCATATTAACAGATCTACCAAAAATaatactactagaaatgagaaatatttatatttaatataggttACTCGTTACCAGAACCCTTTGTTATTCTTCACCAGAACGACTTTACTCACTCTTCTACTGGAATATTGTGCCTATGTCTCAATCCTAGATCAGCATCACCTTCATCATCTCTCATCAATGCAACTCCCACAAAACCCGAAGTCTCTACTATGGGACCCACATCTGGTTTGTCTTCCCCAAAATTATGAAGTCGGCGACCAATCAGATACCGGTCGTCTCTTATTGAGTTGTGAAGGTTGGTGAACCAGACATGGAACCGCTTTGCGCAAAAGCATAACAAACTGAAACCAAGGCACCCAAGCCATGCAAATCTGTAAACAGCTGAGTTGATGACGAGTGGATACCCAAATGCAGGAAATACCCCTCTAGATAATACGTAAGGAATGCATAAAGCGGTTAGAAGTTTCATGATGACGGGGACCACAATCTCACGTAGAACCCAAAAGCCTAGAAGCCTAGAGAAACCATCATCCCTCACCTGCTCAAACTTTACTCGCCAGCTGTCGTCAACTAAAGGCAACACGTGTTCCATCATTACCTGTTTTGGAAAGCAAATGGAGAACTAGGTCAAGAAATGTGAGAATTGAACACATATAGGGACTTTCCTAATGATACTCATTACTCACCAGCCGAGTCCATATTTTGAGAAAGACAAGTCCAAGAGCCCAATCCTGATACAATAAGAAAACCGGGCTTTCATCCACAGGGACCCGCATTGGTACAATTACCAGAAGCTCAAAGAGTAAACCAATCAACACTGGGATCATGAACATCTGAAAAATATAGTAGTATTAAATAAGTGACGAGAGAAAACCCTAATGAAGAAAAACAGCTAAGAGATACTGTGGACTTACCCATATAGACAACAATACGGAACTTTTTGCAACAATAGAGCACCATTTCCAGATTTGACCAAATAAAACTGTAGCTCTCCTTGTTTTGATCTGATCAATGGAATATCGTACACCAGCCAACACAGTCCATATGGCATAACTTCCAATAATGAATGCATACAGGTCTAGAAAAAAATAGTAATTGCAGGGTCAGAAACTAGTTTTCAATTTATGAAACGAAACAAGACAAGACTTGTTCATTTGCAGATGATTTCACGAACTTCTTTTGAAAGAAGCTTCTGGATGGTAGCTTCTAATTGTCATTGATTTGTGGGTTTTCTTTAATTACGAGAAAGAATTTGCAAACAATTATCTTGAAAAAATGAAAGCTTTATCCGTATCCAAAATGATACAAATTGATCACACAAAGTCTTTAGAAAAGATTATTATACGTGTTCTACATAAGTAACATTGGAGCATCAGAATTAGGATAAGAGTAAATTTTAGTAGAACATAAATAATACAGCATACGAGCTTCTACTGCATTGAACAAATGATGACAGTGCCACTTCTAGTACTTACCATTGCATGTTATGCCATGAGTTATAGGAAGAAGGGGGAAGGAATTGAACATTACTCGTCCAAGGAATATGGGAACCACAACTATAGCAGAATTGAAGATTAACAGTGTCATCCATGCTGCCAGCAAAAGCATCACGATAGACAGTACAAATCCATACCTCCTGATCGATATGAAATAGATATATCAGATGCAATACATGTCTAACCTCCAGTTTTAAATGAAAACTTAGCTCTGGAAGAAAATTAATGAACATGCAATTCATGCTTTTGTATAATATTGTTGTGATATGTTAGTACAACTTACTCTGAATCAGATTGTTCATCGCCATCAACTTCTTCTGCAAGATTAACACCAGTTGTCGTCTGTCTGGCTCCGTTTAAATCTTCGGGAGCCAAATATCCAACCGCGGCTCTATCATGATCACCCATTTGACCATGTCTTACAAGATCTCCATTCTCGTGATCTTGTCCAGCATCATCTTCAGGTCTGGGCAACAAAAAATCTGTTAAACCCAGTGCCCAGCCAAGTGCGGTAAACCAGTAGCGCATAAGTGTTTTGATCGTTTTCTTCAACTTAAAGTGCTCAACGGCAAATGGGATGCAAATTTGAAAGAGAAGCATGTTAGCAGGAATCTCAGTA
This genomic window from Rutidosis leptorrhynchoides isolate AG116_Rl617_1_P2 chromosome 2, CSIRO_AGI_Rlap_v1, whole genome shotgun sequence contains:
- the LOC139890933 gene encoding CBS domain-containing protein CBSX1, chloroplastic-like, producing the protein MNTIMLPATCISGNVFAAQHRRLPSTSSHTSFSLRRTISLLRFSDRDYNRLPVLHSVAADTTNSTAPGDGIYTVAEFMTRKEDLLVVETSTPVDKALETLVDKRITGFPVVDTDWNLVGVVSDYDLLALDSISGANQGDTVLFPDVNSSWKTFNEIQKLLGKTDGKVVGDLMTPAPLVVHETTNLGEAVRLLLETKYRRLPVVDVDGKLVGLITRGDVVRAALKIKHAIKNLHKINTEKL